The following coding sequences are from one Nicotiana tabacum cultivar K326 chromosome 1, ASM71507v2, whole genome shotgun sequence window:
- the LOC142163107 gene encoding uncharacterized protein LOC142163107 produces MPLSLFKELGMGAPRPTTVMLQLADRSIAHPEGVIEDVLLQIEKFIFPADFIILDYEADELGIHPFEPLNRPEGPPLKPSIEKAPKLELKPLPSHLQYAYLGDSDTLPVIVSSDLSKLQEEKLMRVLREHKRALGWTMSDIKGISPAFCMHKILMEEGHKPSVEKQRRLNPIMKEVVRKEVIKWLDVGIIFPISDNKWVDKAKVEAIEKLPPPISVKGIHSFLGHAGFYHRFIKDFSKISSPLCMLLEKDVVFKFDDACLKAFEELKGRLVTAPIIIAQTFEQPFELMCDANDLAVGAVLGQRRNKIFHSIYYASNSESSSDELHLH; encoded by the exons atgcccctGTCTTTGTTCAAAGAATTGGGTATGGGAGCTCCAAGGCCAACTACTGTGatgttgcagctggctgacaggTCAATAGCACACCCTGAgggggtgattgaagatgtgttgctgCAGATTGAGAAATTTATCTTCCCTGCTGACTTCATTATCCTCGATTATGAGGCTGATGAACTG GGGATACACCCCTTTGAACCCTTGAACAGGCCAGAGGGACCTCCTCTAAAGCCGTCAATTGAGAAAGCcccaaaattggagcttaaacctCTCCCTTCTCACCtgcaatatgcttatttgggtgacTCTGACACCCtacctgttattgtttcttctgacttgtctaaattgcaggaagaaaagctgATGAGAGTGCTACGGGAGCACAAGCGCGCACTGGGGTGGACGATGTCTGACATTAAGGGCATTAGTccagccttttgcatgcacaaaatcctcatggaggaaggACATAAGCCCAGTGTTGAGAAACAACGCCGCCTCAATCctatcatgaaagaggtggtaagaaaagaagtgattaagtggcttgatgtaGGTATTATATTTCCTATCTCAGACAACAAATGG GTGGACAAGGCAAAGGTGGaagcgattgaaaaattgcctccacCGATATCTGTCAAAGGCATCcacagtttcttgggccatgcaggtttttatcatcGTTTTATTAAAGATTTCTCGAAAATTTCCTCTCCTTTGTGCATGTTGCTTGAGAAGGATGTAGTCTTCAAATTCGATGATGCCTGTCTGAAGGCATTCGAAGAGCTGAAAGGAAGGTTGGTGACTGCACCTATCATAATTGCTCAGACCTTTGAGcagccatttgagttgatgtgtgatGCTAACGACTTGGCTGTTGGGGCTGTCTTGGGACAGAGGAGAAACAAGATCTTTCACTCCATCTACTATGCGAGCAACtctgaatccagctcagatgaactACACCTTCACTGA